Proteins encoded within one genomic window of Humulus lupulus chromosome 1, drHumLupu1.1, whole genome shotgun sequence:
- the LOC133781897 gene encoding probable receptor-like protein kinase At5g24010: protein MLSSSHLVFFPFFILIIHFSSLLILSLSESDYTRPDKYFIACGSKSNVTTNERQSFVGDRAHPPFFLSPGRSKAIITDETSNDMSSLYKTARVIETPSSYELEVDQDGTYMVRLHFHSFPSEFNLSEAFFDVLASGYSLLSNFSVRTQSVEEFLLPIKKGKFKLYFQPSQNSLLAFVNAIEVFLVPEEDLLPKSAQLITLDGTKGIQSDLISLVYRTIHRINVGGKTVTPESDFLWRTWLQDDGFLIKPEAAKKSQYYDGTLKFLPGGSTKYSAPEYVYRTGRELNVQADFSKATWAFPVSKSANKHLVRVHLCDIIGKALSVFDFTLFIYNKLERTIDAYDDIGNLQSPFHLDYVVDTNGSGFINISIGLVASNNWSSVPNAYLNGVEIFEIERTSSIAVFESPLKQNGSVIGFGSFVAFLVIIGMLISVLMVLKSKTAKFKRYAFQFLYEGMSSDRPKIDKVEWALRREGFEDTTTSTKTSLDDDDGSKYGDNDSNTSSTQFST, encoded by the coding sequence ATGTTAAGCTCGAGCCACCTGGTTTTCTTCCCATTCTTCATTCTCATCATCCATTTTTCCTCGCTGCTAATCCTTTCATTATCCGAATCCGACTATACTCGACCAGACAAGTACTTCATCGCTTGCGGTTCCAAATCCAACGTCACCACCAACGAAAGACAGAGCTTCGTCGGAGACCGGGCACACCCACCATTCTTTCTCTCGCCAGGACGAAGCAAAGCCATCATCACTGATGAAACCTCAAACGACATGTCGTCTCTCTACAAAACGGCAAGAGTTATCGAAACTCCGTCGTCGTACGAGCTCGAAGTTGACCAGGACGGTACGTACATGGTACGCCTTCATTTCCACTCATTTCCGTCTGAGTTTAACCTCTCCGAAGCATTTTTCGACGTTTTAGCTTCTGGGTATTCGTTATTATCAAATTTCAGCGTCAGAACTCAGTCTGTTGAGGAGTTTCTTCTCCCCATTAAAAAGGGAAAATTCAAGCTTTACTTTCAGCCATCACAGAACTCACTTCTTGCTTTTGTTAACGCTATAGAAGTCTTTCTTGTCCCTGAAGAAGATCTCCTCCCAAAATCTGCTCAACTAATCACTTTAGATGGAACAAAGGGTATTCAAAGTGATTTGATCTCTTTGGTGTACCGTACAATCCATAGAATCAATGTTGGGGGTAAAACTGTCACACCAGAGAGTGATTTTCTATGGAGAACATGGCTACAAGATGATGGTTTTCTCATAAAACCAGAGGCTGCGAAGAAGAGTCAGTATTATGATGGTACTCTTAAGTTTTTGCCTGGGGGATCAACTAAGTATAGTGCACCAGAATATGTTTACAGGACCGGAAGAGAGTTGAATGTTCAAGCTGATTTCTCTAAGGCAACTTGGGCTTTTCCTGTCAGTAAGAGTGCTAATAAACATCTGGTTCGAGTTCACTTATGTGACATTATTGGTAAAGCCCTTAGTGTGTTTGATTTCACTCTGTTTATTTACAACAAGTTGGAAAGGACCATTGATGCATATGATGATATTGGAAATTTGCAATCCCCATTTCATCTTGATTATGTTGTTGATACAAATGGTTCTGGatttatcaacataagcattggtTTGGTGGCTAGTAATAATTGGTCGAGTGTTCCTAATGCCTACTTGAATGGAGTAGAGATTTTTGAGATTGAGAGGACTTCTAGCATAGCTGTTTTTGAAAGTCCACTTAAACAAAATGGCTCGGttattggttttggatcattTGTTGCTTTTCTGGTCATTATAGGCATGTTGATATCTGTTTTGATGGTTTTGAAGAGTAAAACTGCAAAATTTAAACGGTATGCTTTTCAGTTCCTTTACGAAGGAATGAGTTCAGATAGGCCTAAGATTGATAAGGTAGAATGGGCCCTAAGAAGAGAGGGTTTTGAAgacactactacttctaccaagACTTCactagatgatgatgatggttcCAAGTATGGTGATAATGATTCAAACACTTCCTCCACTCAGTTCTCTACCTAA